In Pyrus communis chromosome 1, drPyrComm1.1, whole genome shotgun sequence, the following are encoded in one genomic region:
- the LOC137733256 gene encoding probable sucrose-phosphate synthase 1 translates to MAGNDWINSYLEAILDVGPGLVDDAKSSLLLRERGHFSPTRYFVEEVITGFDETDLHRSWVRAAATRSPQERNTRLENLCWRIWNLARQKKQLEGEEAQRMAKRRLERERGRREATADMSEDLSEGEKGDLVSDISAHGDSHRSKLPRINSVDAMETWISQQKGKKLYIVLISLHGLIRGEQMELGRDSDTGGQVKYVVELARALGTTPGVYRVDLLTRQVSSPDIDWSYGEPTEMLTPINTEGFEEEMGESSGSYIIRIPFGPKDKYIPKEELWPHIPEFVDGALNHIMQMSKVLGEQVGGGKPVWPVAIHGHYADAGDSAALLSGALNVPMLFTGHSLGRDKLEQLLKQGRLSRDEINKTYKIMRRIEAEELALDASEIVITSTRQEIEEQWRLYDGFDPILERKLRARIRRNVSCYGRSMPRMVIIPPGMEFHHIVPHDSDMDAETEANEDHPTSPDPPIWSEIMRFFTNPRKPMILALARPDPKKNITTLVKAFGECRPLRELANLTLIMGNRDGIDEMSSTSASLLLSVLKLIDKYDLYGQVAYPKHHKQSDVPEIYRLAAKTKGVFINPAFIEPFGLTLIEAAAHGLPIVATKNGGPVDIHQVLDNGLLIDPHDQQSIADALLKLVADKQLWARCRQNGLKNIHLFSWPEHCKTYLSRIASVKQRQPHWQRSEDGGGTSESDSPSDSLRDIQDLSLNLKFSMDGEKSGTSVNDSLDSEGNTADRRSKIESAVLAWSKGISRDTRKAGFSEKADHNSAGKFPVLRRRKHLIVISVDCETITELNEITKNIFEAMGKEKAEGSVGFILSTSLTIIEIRSFLVSGGLNPNDFDAYICNSGSDLYYPSINSEERPFVVDFYYHSHIEYRWGGEGLRKTLVRWATSINDKKTGSEEIVSAADQLSTDYCYAFKVQTPGKLPSVKELRKVLRIQALRCHVIYCQNGTRVNVIPVLASRSQALRYLYLRWGVDLSKVVVVAGECGDTDYEGLLGGLHKSVVLKGVASNAISQLHTNRNYPLSDVLALDTPNIVQTSEGCGSNDIRASLEKLGVLKN, encoded by the exons ATGGCGGGGAACGATTGGATAAACAGTTACCTGGAGGCGATTCTGGACGTGGGCCCGGGACTAGTCGACGACGCCAAGTCCTCGCTGCTGCTCCGGGAGAGAGGACACTTCAGTCCCACCCGATACTTCGTCGAGGAGGTCATCACCGGCTTCGATGAGACCGATCTCCATCGCTCCTGGGTTCGC GCTGCGGCGACGAGGAGTCCACAGGAGAGGAACACTAGATTGGAGAATCTGTGCTGGCGGATTTGGAACTTGGCCCGCCAGAAGAAGCAG CTTGAGGGAGAAGAAGCTCAACGGATGGCGAAACGCCGCCTTGAACGTGAAAGAGGTCGCAGAGAAGCTACTGCTGATATGTCTGAAGACTTGTCCGAGGGAGAGAAGGGAGATTTGGTGAGTGACATATCAGCTCATGGTGATAGTCACAGAAGCAAACTGCCTAGAATTAACTCCGTTGACGCAATGGAGACATGGATTAGTCAGCAGAAGGGGAAAAAGCTATATATTGTACTAATAAG CCTTCATGGTCTTATACGAGGTGAACAAATGGAGCTCGGTCGGGACTCTGACACTGGTGGTCAG GTTAAGTATGTAGTAGAACTTGCAAGGGCTTTGGGTACCACACCAGGAGTGTACCGAGTTGATCTACTAACAAGACAAGTGTCTTCGCCGGATATAGACTGGAGTTATGGTGAGCCCACAGAGATGCTGACTCCAATAAATACAGAAGGTTTTGAAGAAGAGATGGGGGAGAGCAGTGGTTCTTATATCATTCGTATACCATTCGGTCCCAAAGATAAATACATTCCCAAGGAAGAACTCTGGCCACACATACCTGAATTTGTTGATGGTGCATTGAACCACATAATGCAAATGTCCAAAGTTTTGGGTGAACAAGTTGGTGGTGGGAAGCCAGTCTGGCCTGTTGCCATCCATGGGCATTATGCAGATGCTGGTGACTCAGCTGCTCTTCTCTCTGGTGCTTTAAATGTACCGATGCTTTTTACTGGCCACTCACTTGGCCGAGATAAGTTGGAGCAACTTTTAAAGCAAGGCCGACTTTCAAGAGATGAGATCaacaaaacatataaaataatGCGTCGGATAGAGGCTGAGGAGTTAGCCCTTGATGCGTCTGAAATAGTTATTACCAGCACTAGACAGGAGATAGAAGAGCAATGGCGGTTGTATGATGGTTTTGATCCTATACTGGAGCGTAAACTACGAGCTAGGATCAGGCGCAATGTGAGCTGTTATGGAAGGTCCATGCCCCGCATGGTG ATAATTCCTCCTGGAATGGAGTTCCATCATATTGTTCCGCATGATAGTGATATGGATGCTGAAACAGAAGCAAATGAAGACCATCCTACTTCTCCAGACCCACCTATTTGGTCGGAG ATAATGCGTTTCTTTACCAATCCTCGCAAGCCTATGATTCTTGCCCTTGCTAGACCAGATCCAAAAAAGAACATCACAACTTTGGTCAAAGCATTTGGGGAATGTCGTCCACTAAGAGAGCTTGCTAACCTT ACACTCATTATGGGTAACCGcgatggaattgatgaaatgtcAAGCACAAGtgcttctcttcttctctcagTGCTCAAGCTTATTGACAAATATGATTTGTATGGGCAAGTCGCATACCCCAAACACCACAAACAGTCTGATGTTCCCGAGATATATCGCCTAGCAGCAAAGACAAAG GGTGTTTTCATTAATCCAGCTTTCATTGAGCCCTTTGGACTCACTTTAATTGAG GCAGCTGCTCATGGTTTACCTATTGTTGCCACAAAAAATGGAGGCCCTGTTGATATACATCAG GTACTTGACAATGGTCTTCTTATTGATCCTCATGATCAGCAGTCTATTGCTGATGCTCTCCTGAAGCTTGTTGCTGATAAGCAGCTTTGGGCAAGATGTCGGCAGAATGGGTTGAAGAACATTCACCTATTTTCGTGGCCTGAGCACTGCAAAACTTATCTATCCCGAATAGCCAGTGTCAAACAGAGGCAACCACATTGGCAGAGAAGTGAGGATGGAGGAGGCACTTCAGAATCAGATTCCCCAAGTGATTCCTTGAGAGATATACAAGATTTATCTTTGAACTTGAAGTTTTCAATGGATGGAGAAAAAAGCGGAACTAGTGTAAATGATAGTTTAGATTCTGAAGGAAATACTGCTGATAGAAGGAGTAAAATAGAGAGTGCTGTTTTGGCATGGTCAAAGGGTATTTCGAGGGACACGCGGAAGGCTGGGTTCTCAGAGAAAGCAGACCATAACAGTGCTGGAAAGTTCCCAGTTTTGAGGAGGAGGAAACATCTTATTGTCATTTCTGTGGATTGTGAAACcatcacagaacttaatgaaattacaaaaaatatttttgaggcTATGGGAAAGGAGAAGGCTGAAGGCTCTGTAGGATTCATATTGTCAACATCCTTGACCATAATCGAGATACGTTCATTTCTGGTTTCAGGGGGCTTGAACCCTAATGATTTTGATGCATATATTTGCAACAGTGGCAGTGATCTCTACTATCCATCTATTAATTCTGAGGAGCGCCCCTTTGTGGTCGACTTTTATTATCATTCACACATTGAATACCGTTGGGGTGGAGAAGGATTGAGGAAGACATTGGTACGCTGGGCAACTTCAATTAATGATAAGAAGACTGGGAGTGAGGAGATTGTTTCTGCAGCTGATCAACTTTCAACCGACTATTGTTATGCTTTCAAAGTGCAGACGCCAGGAAAG CTACCCTCGGTAAAGGAGCTCCGGAAGGTGCTGAGGATTCAGGCTTTACGGTGCCATGTAATTTACTGCCAAAACGGGACCAGAGTGAACGTTATTCCAGTATTGGCATCTCGTTCTCAAGCCCTCAG GTATTTATATCTCCGATGGGGGGTAGACTTATCGAAAGTAGTGGTCGTCGCTGGAGAATGCGGGGATACAGACTACGAAGGGTTGCTTGGTGGACTGCACAAAAGTGTAGTACTGAAGGGAGTTGCCAGCAATGCAATCAGTCAACTCCACACGAACCGAAACTACCCTCTATCCGATGTCCTGGCACTTGACACCCCCAACATAGTTCAAACCAGTGAAGGTTGCGGGAGCAACGATATCCGTGCTTCCTTGGAGAAACTAGGAGTTCTCAAGAACTAG
- the LOC137742470 gene encoding bifunctional purple acid phosphatase 26-like has protein sequence MTAAVTRTESTLLQIILTSFVLLSVVRSGNAAGITSTFIRSDYPSVDIPLNNKVFAVPKGYNAPQQVHITQGDYDGKAVIISWVTANEPGDSKVQYGTSEKKYEFSAKGVATNYTFYQYKSGYIHHCLVDGLEYDTKYYYKIGNGKSSREFWFTTPPKIDPNSHYTFGIIGDLGQTFNSLSTLEHYMKSSGQAVLFVGDLSYADRYQYNEVGLRWDTWGRFIEQSTAYQPWMWSAGNHEIDYMPYMGEVTPFKNYLHRYATPHLASNSSNPLWYAIRCASAHIIVLSSYSPFVKYTPQWRWLAEELKRVDREKTPWLIVLMHVPLYNSNDVHYMEGESMRAVFERWFIQYKVDVVFAGHVHAYERSYRISNIRYNVTSGYQYPIPDKSAPVYITVGDGGNQEGLAGRFRNPQPDYSAFREASYGHSTLELINRTYALYHWNRNDDGKKTAMDAFVLDNQYWSTNHRRRKLKKHNVRKTMDEIAMY, from the exons ATGACGGCAGCTGTTACTAGGACGGAGTCCACGCTGCTTCAAATTATTCTTACCTCCTTCGTCTTGTTGAGCGTTGTGAGGAGTGGGAATGCTGCAGGAATCACGAGTACTTTCATTCGATCTGATTATCCATCGGTTGACATCCCTCTGAACAATAAAGTATTTGCGGTGCCAAAGGGTTACAATGCTCCACAGCAA GTGCATATCACCCAAGGTGACTATGATGGAAAGGCTGTAATCATCTCATGGGTTACGGCCAACGAACCAGGGGATAGTAAAGTGCAGTATGGTACATCAGAGAAAAAATACGAGTTTTCTGCTAAGGGTGTCGCGACAAACTACACCTTCTACCAGTATAAGTCTGGCTACATCCATCACTGTCTTGTCGATGGCCTAGAG TATGACACAAAGTACTATTACAAAATTGGAAATGGCAAATCATCTCGAGAATTTTGGTTTACAACACCTCCAAAGATCGATCCAAATTCTCATTACACATTTGGGATCATAG GTGATTTGGGTCAGACATTTAACTCTCTGTCAACTCTTGAGCACTACATGAAGAGTTCAGGACAGGCTGTTTTATTCGTTGGAGATCTTTCCTATGCTGATAGATATCAGTATAATGAAGTGGGTTTACGGTGGGACACATGGGGTCGATTCATCGAGCAAAGTACTGCGTATCAGCCATGGATGTGGTCTGCTGGCAATCATGAAATTGATTACATGCCTTATATG GGAGAAGTTACTCCGTTCAAGAACTATCTTCATCGGTATGCTACTCCTCATTTGGCCTCTAATAGTAGCAATCCTCTTTGGTATGCCATCAGATGTGCATCAGCTCATATAATCGTGTTGTCCAGTTACTCTCCATTTG TGAAGTACACGCCTCAATGGAGGTGGCTTGCAGAAGAATTGAAAAGGGTTGACAGGGAAAAGACACCTTGGCTCATAGTCCTTATGCATGTTCCATTATACAATAGTAACGACGTTCATTACATGGAAGGTGAAAGCATGCGAGCAGTGTTTGAGAGATGGTTCATTCAATACAAAGTTGATGTGGTGTTTGCTGGCCATGTCCATGCTTATGAGAGATCG TATCGTATCTCCAATATACGATACAACGTAACAAGTGGTTACCAGTACCCGATACCAGACAAATCGGCTCCTGTGTACATAACTGTTGGAGATGGAGGGAACCAAGAAGGACTTGCTGGAAG gtttaggaatccaCAACCAGATTATTCTGCGTTCCGAGAAGCCAGCTACGGGCATTCCACGCTTGAGCTTATAAACAGGACATACGCACTCTATCATTGGAACCGCAATGACGATGGGAAGAAAACCGCAATGGACGCGTTTGTATTAGACAACCAGTACTG GAGTACGAATCACAGGAGGCGAAAACTGAAGAAGCataatgttaggaagacaaTGGACGAAATTGCTATGTATTGA
- the LOC137736192 gene encoding synaptotagmin-5-like, whose translation MAFVFGLVLGILVGLAIIVLFVRFENHRSKLRSELATTVAAFARMTVEDSRKLLPPQYYPSWVVFSHRQKLGWLNSHLEKMWPYINEAASELIKTSAEPILEQYRPVILSSLKFSKFTLGTVAPQFTGVSIIEDGGDSITMELEMQWDGNPSIILAIKTLVGVALPVQVKDIGFTGVFRLIFKPLVDEFPCFGAVCYSLREKKKLDFKLKVVGGDISTLPGISDAIEGTIRDAVEDSITWPVRKIFPILPGDYSDLELKPVGVLEVKLVQAKELTNKDMVGKSDPFARLYIRPLPDRMKRSKTINNDLNPIWNEHFEFIVEDETTQHLVVKVYDDEGLQASELIGCAQVQLTELQPGKVKDVWLKLVKSLDIQRDNKNRGQVHLELLYCPFGMENGFANPFTSNSAMTSLEKALKSGMNGADATESEKEATQKRREVIIRGVLTITIISAEDLPPVDLMGKADPYVVLTLKKSGTKNKTRVVNDNLNPVWNQTFDFVVEDGLHDMLILEVWDHDTFGKDYMGRCILTLTRVILEGEYQDSIPLDGAKSGKLNVHLKWNAQPIYRES comes from the exons ATGGCCTTCGTTTTCGGATTAGTGCTCGGAATACTTGTCGGGCTCGCAATCATCGTCCTCTTTGTTCGGTTCGAGAACCACCGGTCCAAGCTCCGGTCCGAGCTCGCCACCACTGTGGCTGCTTTTGCTCGAATGACCGTCGAGGATTCCAGAAAGCTCTTGCCTCCTCAGTATTACCCTTCCTGGGTCGTCTTCTCTCACCGCCAGAAGTTG GGATGGCTCAATTCTCACCTCGAAAAGATGTGGCCTTATATCAATGAG GCAGCGTCTGAGCTGATAAAGACTTCAGCGGAGCCAATTCTGGAGCAGTATAGACCAGTCATATTGTCCTCGCTCAAATTTTCCAAGTTTACTCTTGGTACGGTGGCACCTCAGTTTACAG GGGTTTCTATAATTGAAGATGGAGGTGACAGTATCACTATGGAGTTGGAAATGCAGTGGGATGGAAATCCAAGTATAATACTTGCTATCAAAACTTTAGTTGGTGTAGCACTACCGGTGCAG GTGAAAGATATTGGATTCACGGGGGTATTCAGGCTGATTTTTAAGCCTCTGGTTGACGAGTTTCCGTGTTTTGGAGCTGTTTGCTATTCATTGAGAGAAAAG AAAAAGTTAGATTTTAAGCTTAAGGTTGTGGGTGGCGACATATCTACATTACCTGGGATATCCGATGCAATTGAG GGGACCATACGGGATGCTGTTGAGGATTCAATTACATGGCCTGTTCGGAAGATTTTTCCCATTTTGCCCGGGGATTACAG TGATCTGGAGTTAAAGCCAGTCGGAGTGCTAGAGGTGAAACTTGTGCAGGCAAAGGAGTTAACGAATAAAGACATGGTGGGAAAATCAGATCCCTTTGCAAGACTATATATACGACCTTTACCAGACAGAATGAAAAGAAGCAAAACAATT AACAACGATTTGAATCCCATCTGGAATGAGCACTTTGAATTTATAGTTGAAGATGAAACGACTCAACATTTGGTGGTTAAAGTTTATGATGATGAGGGACTTCAGGCGTCTGAGCTCATTGGATGTGCTCAAGTACAACTGACTGAACTTCAGCCTGGTAAAGTGAAGGATGTATGGTTGAAGCTGGTTAAAAGCTTGGATATCCAAAGAGATAATAAAAACCGCGGGCAG GTGCATTTGGAGCTGTTATATTGTCCATTTGGCATGGAGAATGGCTTTGCTAATCCTTTTACTTCCAACTCCGCAATGACCTCTTTGGAAAAGGCACTTAAAAGTGGAATGAACGGAGCAGATGCTACTGAAAGTGAAAAGGAAGCCACACAGAAGAGAAGGGAGGTCATAATTAGAGGTGTACTAACTATTACTATAATATCTGCTGAAGACTTGCCCCCTGTTGATCTGATGGGGAAGGCTGATCCTTATGTGGTGCTCACCTTGAAGAAATCAGGAACGAAAAACAAAACTAGG GTTGTTAATGATAACTTGAATCCTGTTTGGAATCAAACTTTCGACTTTGTTGTCGAGGATGGATTGCATGACATGCTCATACTTGAAGTCTGGGACCACGACACTTTTGGCAAG GACTATATGGGCAGATGCATCTTGACCCTCACTAGGGTCATCTTAGAAGGGGAATACCAAGACTCGATACCGCTAGATGGAGCCAAATCTGGGAAATTGAACGTGCATCTTAAGTGGAATGCACAACCAATTTACCGCGAGTCTTGA
- the LOC137739964 gene encoding putative chloride channel-like protein CLC-g has product MFINGNTNASLNAAEDPESITAPLISRQRYAPNSTSQVALVGANVRPIESLDYEILENEFFKQDWRSCGKAHVLQYIFMKWVSCFLVGIVVGLIAFCNNLAVENIAGIKFVVTSNMMLQRRFWLAFAVFFFSNLGLTLFAVVVTAFVAPAAAGSGIPEVKAYLNGVDAPGIYSIKTLLVKIVGSVTAVSSSLLIGKAGPMVHTGACVASLLGQGGSKKHGLTWKWLRYFKNDRDRRDLVTCGAAAGIGASFRSPVGGVLFVFEEMASWWRSALLWRAFFTTAVIAIVLRALIDVCYSGKCGLFGTGGLIMFDVYSANISYHITDVPPVLLLGFVGGILGSLYNSLLTKVIRIYNIIHERGVVYKILIACTVSIFTSCLLFGLPWLATCRPCPRDAVEACPTIGRSGNYKKFQCPAGHYNDLASLIFNTNDDAIRNLFSKNTDSEFQYSSMIIFFVTCFFLSIFSYGVVVPAGLFVPVIVTGASYGRFFGMLVGKHSNLNHGLYAVLGAAALLGGTMRMTVSLCVIILELTNNLLLLPLIMVVLLVSKTTADAFNSNIYDLIMKAKGLPYLESHVEPYMRQLTVADVVTGPLQLFQGIEKVGNIVHILRTTGHNGFPVIDEPPLSETPVLFGIVLRAHLIELLKKKAFVSNPVLVSTDSFKLFSSVDFAKRGSGKGDKIEDIELTEEEMEMFIDLHPFTNTSPYTVVETMSLAKALILFREVGLRHLLVIPKLSNRTPVVGILTRHDFMPEHILSLHPMLVSSRWKRLRFQLPSPPKLI; this is encoded by the exons ATGTTCATCAACGGCAACACCAACGCCAGCCTCAATGCGGCGGAGGACCCGGAATCCATCACCGCCCCGTTAATCTCGCGCCAGCGGTACGCCCCGAACTCCACGTCGCAGGTGGCGCTGGTCGGCGCCAATGTCCGCCCAATCGAGAGCCTCGATTACGAGATTCTCGAGAACGAGTTCTTCAAGCAGGACTGGCGGAGTTGCGGGAAAGCCCACGTGTTACAGTACATATTCATGAAGTGGGTCTCGTGTTTCCTTGTTGGCATCGTCGTCGGACTCATTGCATTCTGCAACAACCTCGCCGTCGAAAACATCGCCGGCATTAAGTTTGTTGTCACGTCCAACATGATGTTGCAGCGCAG GTTTTGGCTGGCTTTTgccgtcttcttcttctcaaaTTTGGGTTTGACTTTATTCGCGGTTGTGGTCACCGCTTTCGTGGCGCCCGCCGCCGCAGGGTCCGGTATACCGGAGGTGAAGGCGTACCTGAACGGCGTCGATGCGCCCGGAATATATTCAATAAAGACTTTGCTTGTTAAG aTTGTTGGCAGTGTTACTGCAGTGTCGTCCTCTCTTCTTATTGGAAAGGCAGGGCCCATGGTGCATACCGGTGCGTGTGTTGCATCATTGTTGGGTCAGGGAGGATCGAAGAAGCATGGCTTGACATGGAAATGGCTGCGATATTTCAAGAATGATCGCGATCGTAGGGATCTCGTAACGTGTGGAGCAGCTGCTGGAATTGGTGCATCCTTTCGTTCCCCTGTCGGTGGGGTACTCTTTGTTTTTGAAGAAATGGCATCTTG gtggaGAAGTGCCCTTCTGTGGAGAGCTTTCTTTACAACAGCTGTAATCGCAATTGTTCTTCGAGCTCTGATTGATGTTTGCTACAGCGGAAAATGTGGGCTTTTTGGTACTGGGGGGCTGATAATGTTTGATGTCTATTCAGCAAATATATCATATCACATTACCGATGTGCCTCCGGTGCTTCTCCTTGGGTTTGTAGGCGGCATATTGGGCAGCCTATACAATTCTCTATTAACAAAAGTTATCCGAATATACAATATCATCCATGA GAGAGGTGTCGTTTATAAAATTCTTATAGCTTGTACAGTCTCCATTTTCACATCTTGTCTTCTTTTTGGATTACCGTGGCTTGCAACTTGTCGACCTTGCCCACGTGATGCAGTAGAAGCCTGCCCTACCATTGGACGGTCTGGTAACTACAAGAAGTTTCAATGTCCTGCTGGTCACTATAATGACCTTGCCAGCCTCATATTTAACACGAATGATGATGCTATTAGAAACCTTTTCAGCAAGAATACTGATTCTGAGTTTCAATATTCCTCGATGATCATATTTTTCGTCACCTGTTTTTTCTTGAGTATCTTTAGCTACGGCGTGGTTGTGCCAGCTGGTCTTTTCGTACCTGTTATTGTGACTGGTGCATCTTATGGGCGTTTTTTTGGAATGCTGGTTGGTAAACACTCGAATCTCAATCACGGTCTATATGCTGTGCTGGGTGCTGCTGCTCTTCTTGGTGGAACCATGAGGATGACGGTCTCTCTATGTGTAATTATTCTGGAATTGACCAATAATCTGTTATTGCTGCCATTAATAATGGTGGTTCTTCTTGTTTCAAAGACAACGGCAGATGCTTTCAATAGCAATATATATGATCTTATTATGAAAGCAAAGGGTCTTCCCTATCTGGAAAGTCATGTTGAACCATATATGCGGCAGCTGACAGTAGCAGATGTGGTAACAGGGCCACTTCAACTATTTCAAGGCATTGAGAAGGTTGGTAACATAGTACACATCCTCCGTACTACAGGGCATAATGGGTTCCCTGTGATTGATGAGCCTCCGCTTTCTGAAACGCCTGTTTTGTTTGGTATAGTCCTCCGTGCCCATCTTATTGAATTGCTGAAGAAGAAAGCATTTGTGTCCAACCCAGTTCTCGTGAGCACCGATTCTTTTAAACTCTTCTCATCAGTGGATTTTGCCAAGAGGGGTTCAGGCAAAGGGGACAAGATAGAAGATATAGAACTAACCGAGGAAGAGATGGAAATGTTCATCGACTTGCATCCCTTTACTAATACTTCACCTTATACTGTTGTGGAAACGATGTCACTGGCAAAGGCTCTTATACTTTTCCGAGAAGTTGGCTTAAGGCACCTTCTTGTGATACCCAAGCTGTCCAAT AGAACTCCCGTGGTGGGTATATTGACGAGGCACGACTTCATGCCAGAACATATATTGAGCTTGCACCCTATGCTGGTGAGTAGCAGGTGGAAAAGATTAAGATTCCAGCTGCCATCTCCGCCGAAACTCATTTAG
- the LOC137739970 gene encoding calmodulin-binding receptor-like cytoplasmic kinase 3: MFHHSVSPKTGVEQIIPLRMAIAVVSLLLFVQLPAIFASECVIQSRGCSDHIAYSSSHGHKLFYINGNSVEKTLFCTALRTYYANGCILEGDLGVYHCALDLSRVDFPLRTVRKLLQKESKDKSTFDNKEKKDFASLSATTKVGIAASGMFLACCVFLCPCFFKKRRESAHKVIAKEPNSMDSVSSLEVSSGKIPASPHRAPPSPHRVPPSPHRVPPSPHRVPPSPRFSMSPKLSRLGSVHLSLNQIAKATRNFSQSQEVGEGGFGTVYKARLDDGQVVSIKRAKKEYFENLQTEFSSEVELLAKIDHRNLVKLLGYVEEGNERLIITEYVANGTLREHLDCQHGKILEFNQRLEIAIDVAHALTYLHLYAEKQIIHRDVKSSNILLTESMRAKVADFGFARLGPMDSDRTHISTKVKGTVGYLDPEYMKTYQLTPKSDVYSFGILLIEILTGRRPVELKRSVEERVTLRWAFKKLNEGRVAEMVDPLMEENIDAEVLMKIIDLAIQCAAPVRVDRPEMKSVGEQLWTIRADYLRSVKRGQ; encoded by the exons ATGTTCCATCATTCTGTCAGTCCCAAAACGGGAGTTGAACAGATTATCCCCTTAAGAATGGCCATCGCAGTGGTAAGTCTATTGCTGTTTGTGCAGTTGCCAGCAATCTTTGCCTCTGAGTGTGTTATACAGTCAAGGGGTTGTAGCGATCACATTGCCTATTCAAGTTCTCATGGTCACAAATTGTTTTACATAAATGGGAATTCAGTGGAAAAAACTTTATTCTGCACGGCTCTTCGGACATACTATGCAAATGGTTGCATTTTGGAAGGCGACCTTGGCGTTTACCATTGTGCATTGGACCTTTCACGTG TTGATTTTCCCTTGAGGACGGTGAGGAAACTTTTGCAGAAGGAGTCAAAGGATAAATCTACTTTtgacaacaaagaaaagaaagattttGCATCTCTGTCTGCAACGACAAAAGTCGGAATAGCAGCAAGTGGAATGTTTCTTGCGtgttgtgtttttctttgtccttgctttttcaaaaaaaggagagaaagtGCTCACAAAGTTATTGCAAAGGAGCCAAATTCAA TGGATTCAGTTTCTTCTCTTGAAGTGAGTTCTGGTAAGATCCCGGCCAGTCCGCATCGTGCGCCACCAAGTCCGCATCGTGTGCCACCAAGTCCACATCGTGTGCCACCAAGTCCACATCGTGTGCCACCTAGTCCTCGATTTTCAATGTCTCCAAAACTCAGTAGACTTGGATCAGTGCATCTCAGTTTGAATCAGATTGCAAAAGCAACTCGCAACTTCTCTCAATCACAAGAAGTTGGTGAAGGAGGTTTTGGAACTGTATACAAAGCCCGGCTAGATGATGGCCAAGTGGTTTCCATTAAACGAGCAAAGAAG GAATACTTTGAGAATTTACAAACTGAATTCAGCAGTGAAGTTGAACTGCTTGCCAAAATTGATCATCGAAATCTGGTAAAGCTACTAGGTTATGTTGAAGAAGGAAATGAGCGCCTTATCATTACAGAGTATGTCGCAAACGGTACTCTTAGAGAACATCTGGATT GTCAGCATGGGAAAATCCTAGAGTTCAACCAGCGACTTGAAATTGCTATCGATGTTGCTCATGCCCTTACCTATCTTCATTTATATGCTG AAAAGCAAATCATCCATCGAGACGTGAAGTCCTCCAACATTCTTCTGACAGAAAGCATGAGAGCCAAAGTGGCAGATTTTGGATTTGCAAGGCTTGGCCCAATGGACTCAGATCGAACACACATTTCAACCAAAGTGAAAGGAACTGTCGGTTATCTTGACCCTGAGTACATGAAAACCTATCAACTCACCCCAAAAAGTGATGTTTACTCGTTTGGGATCTTACTAATAGAAATTTTGACTGGCCGTCGTCCAGTGGAGTTGAAGAGATCTGTTGAAGAGCGGGTGACCCTCAGATGG GCCTTCAAGAAGTTGAATGAAGGGCGCGTGGCGGAAATGGTTGATCCTTTGATGGAGGAAAATATAGATGCAGAGGTTCTGATGAAAATCATCGATTTGGCTATCCAATGTGCAGCCCCCGTCCGAGTTGATCGGCCAGAGATGAAATCGGTGGGAGAGCAGTTGTGGACAATAAGGGCAGACTACCTCAGAAGTGTCAAGAGAGGGCAGTAG